The following is a genomic window from Rutidosis leptorrhynchoides isolate AG116_Rl617_1_P2 chromosome 8, CSIRO_AGI_Rlap_v1, whole genome shotgun sequence.
CTTTTGTATCACAAATCGAACCTGAAGACGTCAAAGATGCTTTGAAGTATAATGAGTGGGTCTCCGCTATGCAGGAAGAACTTCAACAGTTTAATCATTTGGGTGTTTGGAGATTGGTAATACCACCGACAGGCTGTAAGCCGTATGGCCTGAAGTGGGTAttgaagaataagaaagatgaTCAAGGTATCGTGATCCGGAACAAAGCAATATTGGTTGTTCGAGGTTATCAACAAATTCCAGAAGTTGATTATGACGAGGTATATGCTCCGGTTGCAAGACTTGAGGCAATACGGATGTTTTTGGCATTTGCTTCGTGGAAAggttttaaagtttttcagatggacgTAAAGAGTGCTTTTTTATATGGTACTCTTCAAGAGACTGTGTTTGTGACTCAGCCACTGGGTTTTGTTGATCCATATCATCCAAAGAAGGTGTATCTCTTAGAAAAGGCGCTTTATGGTCTTCGccaagccccgagagcttggtatgctaCTCTATCAAACTATATAATAGAGAATGGTTTTAGAAGAGGGGTCATCGATCAGACTTTATTTATTAAGGAAAGGGGTGACGACATTATGTTGGTACATGTATACGTGGACGATATCATCTTTGGGTCAACCGATCAGAAAATGGTTGATGAGTTTCAGGACGTAATGCAAAAATGATTCAAGATGAGTTCACTGGGAGCCATTAATTTCTTCTTAGGATTGCAGGTTGATGCAACAGAAAAATGCATTTTCCTACATCAATCAAAGTATGTAGCTGACATCTTGAGCCGATTCAAGATGGAAGATGAACGAATTGCCAAGAATCCTCTGTCGGTGAATCACGCGATTACATCAGAAAATACAGGGCCAAAAGTCAATCCAACCCTATACATGGCTAttattggttctttaatgtatcttacAGTGTCTCACCCAGATATCATGTTCGCAACTTGTTTGTGCACTCATTATCAGGCACAACCGAATGTGAATCATATGTTAGCAACAAAGAAGATCATGCGTTATCTGAAGGGGACTCCAAGTTTGGGCTTATGGTATCCAAGAAAGGATGGGTTCAATCTAACGGCATTTAGTGATTCTGATTATGGGGGTTGTAAGAGAGACTTCAAATCAACCTCGGGAGGTTGTCAGTGTCTAGGTAGCAGGTTGGTAATTTGGTAGTGTAAGAAACAAACGGCAGTCGCACAATCAACGTGTGAGGCTGAATATATTGCAGCAGCAAGTTGTACTTCTCAAGTTgtctggattcaacaacaacttcaggactacggtttgcaaatttctaacactcctatatatgttgataatactgctgctattgctgtTACTAAAAACCCTGTtaatcattctaagaccaaacacatagggatcaaGTACCATTTCATTAGGGACTGTTATGAAAAGAAACTAATAGATGTCCTACAAATAGGTACTACAACCCAAAGGGCTGACTTGTTTACGAAAGCTTTTGACCGACCTTGTTTCCTATTCCTGTTAAATGTGTTAGGAGTGAAAGATAGGGCGGAGGTTGGTGCCGTTAATGGTGGCAGCTCTTTTAAGAATGCCTTCATATCCTAGAAGGCTCTCTCGGCCTCATCCGTCCATATGAAATTTTTTTGCTCAAGCACCCTTTTAACGTCTGGAAAAAAGGGAGAGCCCTGTCAGCGGCCCATGACAGGAACCTTGTAAGTGCCGCTAGCTTCCTATTTAGGATCTGGACGTCCTTTTTACTCTTGGGTGACTGCAtgttctcgattgcttgaatcttcTTCGGGTTTGCCTTGATCCCTCTCGGAGTGATCATGAAACCCAAGAAACGGCCATCTTCCATTCTGAAAGAACATTTGGATGGATTTAGCTTCATATTGATTTTGCGTAGCGAATCGAATGTTTCGATGCTGTCTAGGATCATTTGCTCTTCTGTTTTGCTCTTGATGACGATGTCATCCTCGTATGCTTTGATATTTCGTCCGATTTGGTCCTAGAATGCTTTGTCGATTAGCTGTTGGTATGTTGCTCTGGCATACTTTAGCCCGAATGGCATTTTGGTATAGCAAAAGATGCCTTTGTTCGTGAAGAGTGCGGTTTTTTCTTCATCGATTTCTGCCATTGGGATTTGTTGGTAGCCCCTGTATGCATCCAGGAAGCTTAGAAACTGGTAACCTGAAAGAGACTCAACTTTCCAGTCAATTTCCGGTAGAGGGTAATTATCTTTTGGGCATGCTTTGTTGATGTCTTTGTAGTCGACACACGTGCGCCAAGATCCGTCTGCCTTCTTTACCATTACGGGGTTAGCtacccatgtttgatattttaaTTTTTTCATTATGCCGGCATCAACTAGTCGTTGTACTTCGTTATCCAGGAATTCACTTCGTTCTAGCGCCATTGCCCTTTTCTTCCGGACGACTGGTGTGATATTCGGGGTTACGTTTAGCCGATGTTGGGCTATTTCCCGTGGGACACCCGTCATGTCAGATGGTTCCAAGGCGAAGACATCAATACTTGCTGCTAATAGTTTACAGAGCGTATCCTTTGCATTTGTGCTCAAAGTGGTACCAATCTGGATCCGTTGGTCCGGATGCTTGGGATTTGGGGATACGTAACCGTCGTCATGGACTACGATATCGCTTGCTCCGTTGAATATTTTCATGCATTCAATTGGTTCCATTTCTTGCGTCCGAATTGTGGAGATTTCGGCTGGAGTCGGGAATTTCAGCATGCCATGGACTGTGGAAGCAATTGCGCCAAATTACTGCATGGTATTACGTCCCAAAATGACATTATACCGTGAGTCTGTTTTGACTATAGAGAATTCTATGTCTGCTGCACTTTGAAAGGGTAATGTTCCCAAAACAACCTCCAGGGTTATGGAGCCCACTGGCTAAGTTGCAGCGCTATTGAATCCTGCCAGTGGCGAAGTTGCTGCTTTCTTTTGCCATCTGATGTTTTCTGGTAGCTGCAGAAAATAATGCTCGAACATGACCTCTGCTCCTGCACCGGTGTCGGTGTATATTCGCCCGATCTGGCAATTGGAGATATGTGCTCGTATGATAACAGGGTCTGAAGATGGGTTAATGTTAAATAATGAGGGGAAAATGATGGGTTCGTGCTTCCATTCATCTAACACCCTTAATTTTCTTCTCTGTCCCTCGACCCACGAATGAATCATATGAACATCGGTGTCGCTGGTGCTGCGTATGCTTGCTTCTTCGTAATCTAGCTCGTTTTGGCGAGTTGTGATTAATTTCGTACCTTTAgatagcgccatttgatcaaactaAAATTGTTAGGTGCgcttagatttcgggtttgagtgcttaatttgggaaaaagagtgggttgattgttttaactccaataattgtgcaaactccgatttggaatctggattccaagggcgtaaaacaaccaaGTGAATTAACCTTAATCGATTAGAAtcaaataagttaatatcttagtgtGGATTAACTCGGATGGTGATCGGAGCACCGATCGAAATTaagttaacgactggagtaatgtTACCGTAATTGATTTCGACAGAGTAACagtaatgcatccagtgttgtgttAATGAGAGATCTTGtttacgtatttatagatgtttaggagggaatgttgacgtggcacatgtccctttcatggttgtaacgaactttgtaattcttgaggggtgacgtggcacctgtccttttcgtggggaataacagattctaacaaacttccctagatttgcgggctgacgtggcatgcaacttgcttgcatacTTGTTCCATTATCAAGTGATCATTCCGGGACATGGTGCTTGCTCCGGGGTAATGCATTTTGTCCGGGGACAATGTGCTTGTCCCGGGAGAATGTCTTCGTGTCGGTTTGGAATGCCGTGTCGGCAGGTTGATTTCGGTTAAGGAATCATGGTGCTCTCAGTATAGCCGGGTAGGTTTCTCCAGACACTTGTAgttaagtgtttcttcacggttatgaCCATGGTGGCTGGTTTTACGATGC
Proteins encoded in this region:
- the LOC139864403 gene encoding uncharacterized mitochondrial protein AtMg00810-like — its product is MSSLGAINFFLGLQVDATEKCIFLHQSKYVADILSRFKMEDERIAKNPLSVNHAITSENTGPKVNPTLYMAIIGSLMYLTVSHPDIMFATCLCTHYQAQPNVNHMLATKKIMRYLKGTPSLGLWYPRKDGFNLTAFSDSDYGGCKRDFKSTSGGCQCLGSRLVIW